In one window of Zhongshania aliphaticivorans DNA:
- a CDS encoding 3-hydroxyacyl-CoA dehydrogenase NAD-binding domain-containing protein, translating into MSVFHYDKDADGIVTVTMDMTGPVNAMNTEYRQAMDETVAKLQAESGLTGVVLASAKKVFFAGGDLKELLSAQAGDEAKFMEELGATKAGLRALEKLPVPVVSAINGAALGGGFEICLSTNYRIAYNHKSVQLGLPEVGLGLLPGGGGIVRMVNLLGLQNALPYLLEGKKVTPEKALKAGMIHETVESLEELVPRAKAWILENKDNEAAAVQPWDQKGHKIPGGGASSPKLAQVLMAAPAMLSKTTRGLLPAPEKIMDCAVEAARLDFDTALRVESRGLAYLVTTPEAKNMITTFFFQMNKINGGASRPKDVPPQETKKLGVLGAGMMGQGIAYSSAMAGIEVILKDISVEAAEKGKAYSEKLLDKAISRGRMTEEKKAQVLALIKPTANDEDLQGCDLIIEAVFENIELKNKITASTEKYLSEDGIWGSNTSTLPITQLAEGSSKPDNFIGIHFFSPVDKMPLVEIICGEKTSDIALAKAYDYTKQIRKTPIVVNDSLGFFTSRTFGTYFDEGVRVVTEGVHPVKVDNIGKAIGMPVGPLTVHDETSLELSRKAMETWADMGVKNKYGEQNALEEMIAFMIGEHGRGGRHHGGGYFEYGADGSKTIWPGLVDKFYKPEVEMSDQDIKDRLLFRQVIEALKCLETGVLRTVADGNIGSIMGIGAPIWTGGFLQFVNTYGLEKFQARCTELAAAYGERFTCPAIVGEKIAAGDTFQ; encoded by the coding sequence ATGAGTGTATTTCATTACGACAAAGACGCCGACGGCATTGTTACCGTCACCATGGACATGACCGGCCCGGTCAATGCGATGAACACCGAATACCGCCAAGCCATGGATGAAACCGTTGCCAAGCTGCAAGCAGAAAGCGGTTTAACAGGTGTGGTATTGGCCTCGGCCAAAAAAGTCTTCTTCGCCGGTGGCGACTTAAAAGAACTGTTGTCTGCCCAAGCGGGTGACGAAGCTAAATTTATGGAAGAGCTAGGCGCGACCAAAGCCGGCCTTCGTGCACTGGAAAAACTGCCTGTTCCTGTTGTCTCTGCCATTAATGGCGCAGCACTGGGCGGTGGTTTTGAGATTTGTCTCTCGACCAACTACCGCATTGCTTACAACCACAAATCAGTACAGCTCGGCTTGCCAGAAGTTGGACTCGGCCTACTGCCTGGCGGTGGCGGTATTGTGCGTATGGTTAACCTGCTTGGCTTGCAAAACGCCCTGCCTTACTTGTTAGAAGGTAAAAAGGTCACCCCTGAGAAAGCCCTGAAAGCCGGCATGATCCACGAAACCGTTGAATCGTTGGAAGAGCTAGTCCCACGCGCCAAAGCGTGGATCCTAGAAAACAAAGATAACGAAGCGGCAGCGGTTCAGCCCTGGGACCAAAAAGGTCACAAGATTCCCGGCGGCGGTGCCAGCTCACCGAAACTGGCTCAGGTACTGATGGCTGCACCGGCGATGTTGTCTAAAACCACTCGCGGTCTCTTACCTGCGCCAGAAAAAATCATGGACTGCGCTGTAGAAGCGGCACGTCTAGATTTTGATACTGCGTTGCGGGTGGAAAGCCGTGGCTTGGCTTACTTGGTAACAACGCCTGAAGCAAAGAACATGATTACCACGTTCTTCTTCCAAATGAACAAAATCAACGGTGGTGCGTCACGCCCTAAAGACGTTCCGCCCCAAGAAACCAAGAAACTGGGTGTACTGGGCGCCGGCATGATGGGACAAGGTATTGCCTATTCCTCAGCCATGGCGGGTATTGAAGTTATCCTGAAAGATATCTCTGTGGAAGCGGCGGAGAAGGGCAAGGCCTATTCAGAGAAGCTGCTGGATAAAGCCATTAGCCGCGGCCGCATGACCGAAGAGAAGAAAGCCCAAGTCTTGGCATTGATTAAACCCACAGCCAATGACGAAGACTTGCAGGGTTGTGACCTGATCATTGAAGCCGTGTTCGAAAACATTGAGCTCAAGAACAAGATCACGGCGTCAACCGAGAAGTATTTATCAGAAGACGGTATCTGGGGTTCTAACACCTCAACCCTGCCGATCACCCAGTTGGCTGAAGGTTCCAGCAAGCCAGACAACTTCATTGGCATTCACTTTTTCTCGCCGGTAGACAAAATGCCCTTGGTGGAAATTATCTGCGGTGAGAAAACCAGTGACATCGCACTGGCAAAAGCCTATGACTACACCAAGCAAATTAGAAAAACCCCGATAGTCGTTAACGACTCGTTAGGTTTCTTCACGTCACGCACATTTGGCACTTATTTTGACGAAGGTGTTCGCGTTGTTACCGAAGGCGTTCATCCCGTTAAGGTAGACAACATCGGTAAAGCGATTGGCATGCCGGTTGGTCCGCTAACGGTTCACGACGAAACTAGCCTAGAGTTAAGCCGCAAGGCGATGGAAACTTGGGCTGATATGGGTGTGAAAAATAAGTACGGTGAGCAAAACGCCCTTGAAGAAATGATTGCCTTTATGATTGGTGAGCACGGTCGTGGCGGACGTCATCACGGTGGCGGTTACTTTGAATATGGCGCTGATGGCAGCAAAACCATTTGGCCTGGCCTGGTCGATAAGTTCTACAAGCCCGAAGTAGAAATGAGCGATCAAGATATCAAAGATCGTCTCTTATTCCGCCAAGTCATCGAGGCGCTTAAATGCTTAGAGACTGGTGTTCTGCGTACTGTGGCGGACGGCAACATCGGCTCAATCATGGGTATTGGTGCACCGATCTGGACGGGTGGTTTCCTTCAGTTTGTAAACACCTACGGTCTTGAGAAATTCCAAGCACGTTGTACTGAGCTGGCTGCTGCCTACGGTGAGCGCTTCACCTGCCCAGCGATTGTTGGTGAGAAAATTGCCGCCGGCGACACCTTCCAGTAA
- a CDS encoding acyl-CoA dehydrogenase family protein — MIMRNFTEEQLMFRDAYRKFIDAEIAPNLEKWRGQGIVDREAFEKAGAQGFLMIWPDEQYGGLGDRDFRYEQIIIEESARAGTGEWFNTLHSRLVGPYIDHFGNDEQKQRWLPGCVEGKKVLAIAMTEPDAGSDLAGMRTTLLEKDDYFVLNGSKTYISNGINADLVIVAGKSDPENNPHAMTLCVVERGMEGFERGRNLDKMGLKAQDTAELFFNNVKIPKENILGKTGHGFFYLMQGLAEERLIAMVGATANARRAFNLTREFVMERKVFGKPLAYMQNTQFKMAEMDAEIDIMQAYVDHCVSEHNEGRLTINMAAKGKLQSTEIEWRMLDLGVQLHGGSGYMAEYPICSMFTDARINRILAGSSEIMKFIIGRDIFSDKYTSILD; from the coding sequence ATAATAATGCGTAATTTTACAGAAGAACAATTGATGTTCCGCGATGCCTATCGCAAGTTTATTGATGCAGAGATTGCCCCCAATCTTGAAAAATGGCGCGGACAAGGCATTGTAGATCGTGAAGCTTTTGAGAAAGCGGGTGCACAAGGCTTTTTGATGATCTGGCCTGATGAGCAATACGGTGGCCTTGGTGATCGCGATTTTCGCTATGAACAAATTATTATAGAAGAAAGTGCTCGTGCAGGCACCGGTGAATGGTTCAACACGCTACACAGCCGCTTGGTCGGTCCTTATATTGATCACTTTGGCAATGATGAGCAAAAACAGCGTTGGCTGCCCGGCTGCGTTGAAGGTAAAAAAGTGCTGGCCATTGCGATGACCGAGCCTGATGCAGGCAGCGACCTTGCCGGTATGCGTACCACACTGTTAGAAAAAGATGATTATTTTGTTCTGAATGGTTCAAAAACCTACATCTCGAACGGTATCAATGCTGACTTAGTGATTGTGGCGGGCAAATCTGACCCAGAAAACAATCCTCATGCGATGACCTTGTGCGTAGTTGAGCGCGGTATGGAAGGCTTTGAGCGCGGACGCAACCTCGACAAAATGGGGCTGAAAGCCCAAGACACCGCCGAGCTGTTTTTTAACAACGTTAAAATCCCTAAAGAAAATATTTTAGGTAAAACTGGTCACGGTTTCTTCTACCTTATGCAAGGTTTAGCAGAAGAGCGACTCATTGCCATGGTGGGCGCCACAGCCAATGCTCGTCGTGCCTTCAACTTGACACGTGAGTTTGTTATGGAGCGTAAAGTCTTTGGCAAGCCACTGGCCTATATGCAGAATACCCAGTTTAAAATGGCCGAGATGGATGCCGAAATTGACATCATGCAAGCCTATGTTGACCATTGCGTGTCAGAGCACAATGAAGGTCGTTTGACGATCAATATGGCTGCTAAAGGCAAGCTTCAGTCAACTGAAATTGAATGGCGTATGCTCGACCTCGGTGTACAGCTTCACGGTGGTTCTGGTTACATGGCCGAATATCCTATCTGCTCCATGTTTACCGATGCGCGTATAAACCGAATACTTGCGGGTAGTTCGGAAATCATGAAGTTCATTATTGGTCGGGATATTTTTTCTGACAAATACACCAGCATCCTCGACTAA
- a CDS encoding CaiB/BaiF CoA transferase family protein: MGPLTGLKLIEIKGIGPGPYAGQVLADLGAEIIVVERASKTNSIAAPSVMDVNSRGKKSIAIDLRKPEGLETLLKLVEQADGIYEGNRPGVAEKLGFGPDVCLERNPKIIYGRMTGWGQHGPLAHAAGHDYNYISLSGAAAAIGTADKPVPPLNLVGDYAAGSLFLVIGMLSALLESKTSGQGQVVDAAITDGTAHLMSMFHTMDKLGQFNPARETNMLDGGTPFYGSYETSDGKHLSVAPLEPQFFAEMISTLGLPERFVAEQYNVELWPELKSTLTATFKTKTRDEWAEIFEGSDACVAGLLTLKEAASHPHNKARGTYIELNGQMQPAPAPRFSRSQSDIPALPSAEGADTKAVLSDWGFDSDAIASLEQAGVFT; encoded by the coding sequence ATGGGACCATTAACGGGTTTAAAACTAATTGAAATAAAAGGCATTGGCCCCGGCCCCTATGCGGGCCAGGTACTTGCCGACTTGGGTGCTGAAATTATCGTGGTGGAGCGAGCATCTAAAACCAACTCCATTGCGGCGCCTTCAGTCATGGATGTCAATTCTCGCGGCAAGAAAAGCATCGCTATTGACCTGAGAAAGCCTGAGGGCTTGGAGACGTTGCTTAAACTCGTCGAGCAAGCCGATGGTATCTACGAGGGTAACCGCCCCGGCGTTGCCGAAAAGCTTGGCTTTGGCCCCGACGTGTGTCTTGAGAGAAACCCCAAAATCATCTATGGCCGGATGACCGGCTGGGGACAGCATGGCCCATTGGCGCACGCTGCAGGCCACGACTACAACTATATTTCTTTAAGCGGTGCTGCCGCGGCAATTGGTACAGCCGACAAGCCAGTGCCACCACTTAACTTGGTGGGCGACTATGCTGCCGGAAGTCTATTTTTAGTTATTGGGATGTTGTCTGCACTTCTGGAGTCCAAAACCTCGGGCCAGGGGCAGGTCGTGGACGCGGCCATCACTGATGGTACGGCTCATCTAATGAGCATGTTCCACACCATGGACAAATTGGGGCAGTTCAACCCCGCCCGCGAAACCAATATGCTGGACGGCGGTACGCCTTTCTACGGGTCTTACGAAACGTCCGATGGTAAACACTTGTCTGTTGCGCCACTTGAGCCCCAGTTCTTTGCCGAGATGATAAGCACTCTGGGCCTGCCTGAGCGCTTTGTTGCCGAGCAGTACAATGTTGAGTTGTGGCCTGAGCTGAAATCGACACTGACCGCCACGTTTAAAACCAAAACTCGCGACGAGTGGGCTGAGATATTCGAAGGCAGCGACGCCTGTGTCGCCGGTTTGCTCACGTTGAAGGAAGCAGCCAGTCACCCGCACAACAAAGCCCGTGGTACCTATATTGAGCTTAATGGCCAGATGCAACCGGCTCCTGCGCCGCGCTTCAGCCGCAGTCAGAGTGATATCCCTGCGCTACCCTCCGCCGAGGGAGCAGACACTAAGGCCGTGCTCAGCGACTGGGGCTTTGACAGCGATGCCATTGCGTCACTGGAACAGGCTGGTGTGTTTACCTAA
- a CDS encoding enoyl-CoA hydratase/isomerase family protein: MTAYETITYSVSNRVATISLNRPKAMNAISQQMRLELKQAVDTAESADDVRVVVLRAEGRGFSSGTDLTEGLAGFDTIDDQIQEEYKPVLMAIANSSKPYIASVHGAAAGIGAAFALSCDLAIMGEGAFVYLAFAGIALVPDGGIAHHLVNAMGYRKAYQAFVEAARIPAEECLQYGLVNKVVADDKLAEETQAWAERLAEGSPLAQKYGKQIMRGVHTSSFEETLDMESKKQVLCSTSQDSATAIGAFFAKTKPTFIGA; the protein is encoded by the coding sequence ATGACCGCATACGAAACAATTACTTATTCCGTTAGTAATCGCGTCGCTACGATTTCTCTAAATCGACCAAAGGCGATGAATGCGATTAGCCAACAGATGCGCCTTGAATTGAAGCAGGCCGTCGACACCGCCGAAAGCGCTGACGACGTTCGAGTGGTCGTTCTTCGCGCCGAAGGTCGTGGCTTTTCATCCGGCACCGACCTTACCGAGGGCTTGGCTGGCTTTGATACCATTGATGACCAAATCCAAGAAGAATACAAACCCGTTCTGATGGCAATCGCTAACTCCAGCAAACCATACATTGCTTCCGTGCATGGTGCCGCAGCAGGAATCGGCGCGGCATTCGCGCTGAGTTGTGATTTGGCCATTATGGGTGAAGGTGCGTTTGTTTATTTAGCCTTTGCAGGCATCGCTTTGGTCCCCGATGGCGGTATTGCTCATCACTTAGTCAATGCCATGGGCTATCGCAAAGCGTATCAGGCGTTTGTAGAGGCGGCCAGAATTCCCGCTGAGGAATGTTTGCAGTATGGCTTGGTGAACAAAGTTGTCGCCGACGATAAACTTGCTGAAGAAACCCAGGCTTGGGCAGAGCGCTTAGCTGAAGGTTCGCCATTGGCACAAAAATATGGCAAGCAAATTATGCGTGGCGTGCACACGAGTAGTTTTGAAGAAACGCTGGACATGGAATCTAAAAAGCAGGTTCTTTGCTCAACGAGTCAAGATTCTGCTACCGCCATTGGTGCTTTTTTCGCAAAGACTAAGCCTACATTTATAGGCGCATAG
- a CDS encoding gluconokinase: MIIIVCGVSGTGKSTIASLLAKTLLLPFYDADDFHPSANIQKMRCGIALDDNDRRPWLDSLASKLAQWEVDGGAVLACSALKESYRQRLASQCSSQVEWIMLSGSIELLEKRLSSRTDHFFDLRLLDSQLKTLELPSYGWTIDISPPPNEIVAAIIEELNGT, from the coding sequence ATGATTATCATTGTTTGTGGAGTATCTGGCACCGGGAAATCAACGATAGCTAGCCTATTAGCTAAGACGTTACTACTTCCGTTTTACGATGCTGACGATTTTCACCCCAGCGCCAATATCCAAAAAATGCGCTGCGGTATAGCCCTTGACGACAATGATCGTCGGCCTTGGTTAGACTCACTTGCAAGTAAACTCGCACAATGGGAGGTTGATGGCGGCGCCGTTCTTGCCTGCTCCGCCTTGAAAGAAAGCTACCGCCAGAGATTGGCATCTCAATGCAGCAGCCAAGTAGAATGGATAATGCTAAGCGGTTCAATTGAGCTTTTAGAAAAGCGGCTGTCGTCACGCACAGATCATTTTTTTGATCTGCGTTTATTAGACTCTCAATTAAAGACCTTAGAGCTACCCAGCTACGGCTGGACTATAGATATAAGCCCACCACCAAACGAGATTGTTGCAGCCATCATAGAGGAGCTAAACGGAACATAG
- a CDS encoding Nramp family divalent metal transporter, translated as MTTIIKALLGFGPAFLAIGYTIGTGSVTSMIVAGSTFGMQLLWVLLLSCLFSGVLIYAYGNFALVTGETALYSFKKHLRFGKPMAILIIIGVTFGQWNSLIGILGISANILFEMIAMYFPSVVPHKYEVVLAIATVVIATMYAILLIGKYSLFEKILVIFVSCMGLSFILSLFVVHPLPVEVAKGLIPVIPDVAGGKMMVAAFVGTTMAAATFLSRPLFIQGKGWTIKDSGQQKKDAIVAAILVFIISGSVMAVAAGALYHDGKKVTDVLDMVTALEPIAGKGALTVFFFGTLAAGLSSVFPCMLIAPLLIEDYRSGKLDTQSKQFRIITGIAALFALTIPVLGFNPVQGQILTQVFNVFVLPLVILGIILTINNKKLMGLHAAGYLLNLILGLALLFSIIISFNGVLALSGQ; from the coding sequence GTGACAACAATAATTAAGGCACTACTGGGCTTTGGTCCCGCATTTTTGGCTATTGGCTACACCATTGGAACGGGAAGTGTTACCTCCATGATTGTAGCGGGCAGCACGTTTGGTATGCAGCTGCTATGGGTCTTACTCTTGAGCTGTTTATTTTCAGGCGTTCTTATTTATGCCTACGGTAATTTCGCCCTTGTAACCGGTGAAACAGCACTCTACAGCTTTAAGAAACACCTGCGTTTCGGTAAGCCCATGGCCATATTAATAATTATTGGCGTTACCTTCGGGCAGTGGAATTCACTCATCGGCATTTTAGGTATTTCAGCTAACATTTTATTTGAAATGATAGCCATGTATTTCCCTTCAGTGGTTCCCCATAAATACGAAGTTGTTCTGGCCATTGCCACGGTGGTCATAGCAACCATGTATGCGATATTGCTCATAGGAAAATATTCCTTATTTGAAAAAATTCTTGTTATTTTTGTGTCCTGCATGGGACTGTCTTTTATATTATCGCTGTTTGTTGTTCACCCTCTTCCCGTCGAGGTCGCCAAGGGCTTAATCCCCGTAATACCCGATGTAGCAGGTGGAAAAATGATGGTGGCCGCATTTGTTGGCACCACCATGGCAGCCGCTACTTTTCTCTCTAGACCTTTATTTATTCAGGGTAAGGGTTGGACGATAAAAGATAGCGGACAGCAAAAAAAAGATGCCATTGTTGCCGCCATCTTAGTTTTCATCATTAGTGGCTCAGTCATGGCCGTTGCCGCAGGCGCGCTATACCACGACGGAAAAAAAGTGACCGATGTTTTAGACATGGTAACCGCCTTAGAACCCATCGCCGGCAAAGGCGCGCTCACGGTATTTTTCTTCGGCACGCTCGCCGCAGGCCTGTCTTCTGTCTTTCCCTGTATGTTAATTGCCCCTTTGTTAATTGAAGACTATCGATCAGGCAAACTCGACACTCAATCTAAGCAATTTCGAATTATCACGGGTATAGCAGCGCTCTTTGCGCTCACCATACCGGTGCTCGGTTTTAACCCCGTTCAAGGACAAATACTCACCCAGGTCTTTAACGTCTTTGTCCTTCCTCTGGTCATTCTTGGCATTATCTTAACCATCAATAATAAGAAGTTAATGGGATTACACGCAGCAGGCTACCTCCTTAATTTAATACTGGGGCTTGCCTTATTATTTTCTATTATCATTTCGTTCAATGGCGTCCTTGCCCTTAGTGGCCAGTGA
- a CDS encoding RbsD/FucU domain-containing protein, translated as MLTTAVIHPTILEVLARSGHFAQLVIADGNLAVGALMGPNATVVHLNFKPGLLDTLTVLKGILEICPIQGATVMEKPQENSAEIHHNYKTLLGDVSWTEMARWEFYDKIREPATTLIIQTGEQRRFANIILTVGVVKMLEESNY; from the coding sequence ATGCTCACAACAGCAGTAATACACCCCACAATATTAGAAGTACTTGCTCGCTCCGGTCACTTTGCACAGCTAGTTATTGCCGATGGCAATTTGGCAGTGGGCGCATTAATGGGGCCAAATGCCACCGTAGTCCACCTCAACTTTAAACCCGGTTTATTAGATACATTAACTGTGCTCAAAGGTATTTTGGAAATATGCCCGATTCAGGGTGCAACGGTAATGGAAAAACCACAAGAAAACAGTGCAGAGATTCACCATAACTATAAAACACTGTTAGGTGATGTCAGCTGGACCGAAATGGCGCGCTGGGAATTCTACGACAAAATTCGCGAACCGGCCACCACATTAATTATTCAAACCGGTGAACAACGCCGTTTTGCCAACATCATTCTCACCGTTGGCGTTGTAAAAATGCTAGAAGAAAGTAATTACTAA
- a CDS encoding SDR family NAD(P)-dependent oxidoreductase: protein MNSKLAGKNVLITAGAQGIGEAITRQLIDSGANIAIHYFSSADTANELVAYASSKGQHAVAISADLTNESDAGALVTKTVDALGSLDILINNAGSLVARRSLSDMDAAFWHKVMDINLTSMMFVTQAASPYLAKNENSSIVNLASLAGRKGGHAGSLAYSVSKGAILTFTRALSAELGAQGTRVNAVAPGLILGTSFHNTHTTDESANQTIANIPIQRAGNADDVARAVVYLASEYDGFISGATLDINGGIYNM, encoded by the coding sequence ATGAATAGCAAATTAGCAGGGAAAAACGTACTCATTACTGCTGGCGCACAAGGTATTGGCGAAGCCATCACCAGACAGCTAATAGATAGCGGTGCAAACATTGCCATTCACTATTTCTCAAGTGCCGATACCGCCAATGAATTAGTCGCCTACGCTTCAAGCAAAGGGCAGCACGCTGTTGCTATCAGTGCTGATTTAACCAACGAGTCAGACGCAGGCGCCTTGGTAACGAAAACCGTTGATGCACTTGGCAGTTTGGACATACTCATTAACAACGCAGGATCTCTGGTAGCACGCCGATCGCTAAGCGATATGGATGCCGCCTTTTGGCATAAAGTCATGGATATCAACCTGACCTCCATGATGTTTGTCACCCAAGCGGCATCGCCCTACCTTGCTAAAAACGAAAACAGCAGCATTGTAAATTTAGCCTCTCTTGCTGGCCGCAAAGGAGGCCACGCTGGCTCTCTCGCGTATTCGGTTAGCAAGGGCGCCATACTCACATTTACACGCGCGCTTTCAGCAGAGCTCGGCGCTCAAGGTACACGCGTCAACGCCGTTGCTCCCGGCCTCATCCTTGGCACTTCATTTCACAATACCCACACCACTGATGAATCAGCTAACCAAACCATTGCCAATATCCCCATTCAGCGGGCAGGCAATGCCGACGATGTCGCCCGAGCGGTGGTTTATTTGGCATCTGAATACGATGGTTTTATCTCTGGTGCCACCTTAGATATCAATGGTGGTATCTACAATATGTAA
- a CDS encoding chondroitinase-B domain-containing protein, with the protein MPKVARITLHQLVILLALISFSHLSNAKLVKDLQQYNKAVAVAKPGDQIVLANGMWHDVELVFKATGKANKPIELTAQTPGKVIITGKSNLSISGEHLIVSGLVFKDGYTPTGEVISFRTAIDELANNTRVTNTVIDNFSHPERHLADLWVAIYGKNNRFDHNSLVNKRNRGVTLAVRLNTEGSEKNSHIIEYNYFGPRQILGANGGETLRIGTSHFSTKYSNTLVRHNFFDRVNGEHEIISNKSSGNVFRGNVIFESQGTLTMRHGHHTLVEGNYIIGNRKPNTGGIRIINEYQTVKNNYLSGLTGHRFRGALVIMNGVPNSSPNRYNQAIEAVMENNIVVNSDYINFGAGSDEERTATPIDSSFRNNLIMGKTNLDAITLYDDVSGIAFKGNIINKESTVPTEIKTGFDKVSYELTKNNHGLLSPTQSLVDKTGFGEIKLPIRKEDTGASFYQKKEIGIAFQSGKTISVEPGTDTLLNALAASSAGDTLLLKNGGEYLLTKLANINHPITIMAKSGRKPIIRSQKPSFLVIENGGALEVENLWFDGAESPDYKGNNIIRTSGYSMNINYSLSVRQVKVTNLDINGYFDFFKGNAGTFADSIEIIDSDMSNITGSILMLNKETDDIGVYSVENLTLSGNTFTDIKAEIATVYRGGFDESTFGPMVVVTDNTLNNVGKGSTHRSGSSMYFHGVQDLHIANSTWINSAPLVLHLSNGEPITVIKDVVMKGTEKIRANNNDYQALNVKYQ; encoded by the coding sequence ATGCCAAAGGTCGCGAGAATAACACTACACCAGCTTGTCATTTTACTGGCACTAATTTCTTTTTCACACTTAAGTAATGCCAAGCTTGTAAAAGACCTTCAGCAATACAATAAAGCTGTCGCTGTGGCAAAACCCGGAGACCAAATCGTTCTAGCAAACGGTATGTGGCACGACGTTGAACTTGTTTTTAAAGCCACGGGGAAAGCAAACAAGCCCATTGAGTTAACGGCACAAACACCCGGCAAAGTGATTATCACTGGCAAATCTAATCTCAGTATTTCAGGTGAGCACTTAATTGTCTCAGGCTTGGTATTTAAAGATGGCTACACACCTACAGGTGAAGTTATCTCATTTCGCACCGCTATTGATGAACTAGCGAACAACACCCGAGTAACTAATACTGTTATCGACAACTTTAGTCATCCAGAGCGCCACTTAGCCGATCTTTGGGTAGCGATTTACGGTAAAAACAATCGTTTTGATCACAACTCTCTTGTCAATAAGCGCAACCGCGGCGTAACACTTGCAGTGCGCCTAAACACAGAGGGCAGCGAAAAGAATAGTCACATCATTGAATACAACTACTTTGGACCAAGACAAATCCTTGGCGCAAATGGTGGAGAAACACTTCGCATTGGCACCAGTCATTTCTCAACCAAATACTCAAACACACTTGTTAGGCATAATTTCTTTGATCGCGTTAATGGCGAGCATGAAATCATTTCAAACAAATCCAGCGGCAATGTGTTTCGTGGTAACGTTATTTTTGAAAGCCAAGGCACATTAACCATGCGACATGGCCACCACACATTGGTTGAAGGTAACTATATTATTGGTAATCGCAAACCGAATACCGGCGGTATTCGTATTATTAATGAATACCAAACAGTAAAAAACAATTACCTATCTGGGCTAACCGGTCATCGTTTTCGCGGCGCTTTAGTTATCATGAATGGCGTTCCAAACTCCTCCCCTAACCGTTACAACCAAGCTATCGAAGCGGTTATGGAGAACAATATAGTTGTAAATAGTGACTATATTAACTTTGGCGCCGGCAGTGATGAAGAGCGCACCGCCACCCCCATTGACTCTTCATTTCGTAACAACCTGATTATGGGTAAAACCAATCTTGATGCCATTACCTTATATGATGATGTTTCTGGCATCGCCTTTAAAGGTAATATCATTAATAAAGAGTCAACCGTACCTACAGAAATTAAAACCGGCTTTGATAAAGTAAGCTATGAATTAACCAAGAATAATCATGGCTTATTGTCACCGACACAGTCTCTAGTAGACAAAACGGGTTTTGGTGAGATCAAGCTGCCTATCCGCAAAGAAGACACTGGCGCTAGCTTTTACCAAAAGAAGGAAATCGGCATCGCTTTCCAAAGCGGCAAAACCATTTCGGTTGAGCCTGGCACAGACACCCTTCTTAACGCCCTAGCAGCCAGCTCAGCGGGCGATACATTGCTACTTAAAAATGGCGGCGAATACTTGCTGACTAAGCTTGCCAATATAAACCACCCCATCACTATCATGGCAAAAAGTGGTCGCAAACCCATTATTCGCTCACAAAAACCCAGCTTTTTAGTGATTGAAAATGGCGGTGCATTAGAAGTCGAAAATTTGTGGTTTGATGGTGCTGAATCACCCGACTACAAGGGGAATAACATTATCAGAACCAGCGGCTACTCGATGAATATTAATTATTCATTATCTGTACGCCAGGTCAAAGTAACTAACCTTGATATCAATGGCTATTTTGATTTCTTTAAGGGAAATGCAGGTACCTTTGCCGACAGTATCGAAATCATTGATTCTGACATGAGCAATATTACCGGCTCCATCCTAATGCTCAATAAAGAGACCGATGACATTGGTGTATATAGCGTTGAGAACCTTACCCTATCAGGAAACACTTTCACCGACATCAAAGCTGAGATTGCCACTGTTTACCGAGGTGGCTTTGATGAAAGCACCTTTGGGCCAATGGTTGTCGTAACAGACAACACCCTAAACAACGTCGGCAAAGGCAGCACCCATAGATCAGGATCATCAATGTATTTCCACGGTGTTCAAGATTTACACATCGCCAACTCAACATGGATTAATAGCGCACCACTCGTATTACATCTGTCTAATGGTGAGCCCATCACAGTGATTAAGGACGTGGTTATGAAGGGCACAGAGAAAATACGTGCAAATAACAACGATTACCAAGCCTTAAATGTAAAGTACCAGTAG